A window of Aequoribacter fuscus genomic DNA:
ATCCGCTACGCTATCGAGGCGATCGCTGAGGTTGGAACCAATATCGTGAGCACGTCACAACTGTATGGCGGCACCTACAATTTGTTCGCACACACTTTTCCTAGGCAGGGCATCGAAACACGTTTTGTGGCAGCCGACGATTTCGATAAGATTGCGTCGCTCATTGACGAGAATACCCGCGCGCTGTTTTGCGAATCAATCGGCAACCCAGCCGGCAACATTGTAGACATCAGGCGCTGGGCCGATATCGCGCATGCGGCCGGCGTACCGTTGATCGTCGATAACACCGTGGCAACACCTCTTTTGTGCCGCGTGTTCGATCACGGCGCCGACATCGCGGTTCATTCATTAACTAAATACATCGGCGGGCACGGTACAACGATTGGCGGCGCCATTGTCGACTCAGGAAGGTTCGACTGGGCTGGCAACAAAGATCGCTTTAAAATTCTGAACGAGCCCGATCCATCGTATCATGGCGTGGTGTACACCGAGGCTTTGGGACCCGCAGCCTTCATTGGCCGTTGCCGTGTTGTGCCCTTGCGCAATACCGGTGCTGCGCTGTCGGCGCAATCGGCTTTCCAGATCATGCAGGGCCTAGAGACACTCGCCCTTCGAATGGAACGCCACTGTGAGAACACCGAAGCGGTCGCAGCGCACCTCGAGCAACACCCCGCGGTCGAGTAGGTTAACTATGCCGCGCTTCCGGGCTCTCCGTATCACCAAACGTGCCAAAAAATTTGTGGAGGTAAGGCCTCGGGCATTCTTAGCTTTGGAATTAAGGGTGGTAAAGAAGCGGGGGCTAAGTTCATTGATGCCTTGCAGCTCATTCTGCGCTTGGTAAATATCGGCGACGCAAAGTCACTGGCTTGCCACCCCGCCACTACGACTCACCGCCAGTTGAATGCTGAAGAACTCGCCTCTGCCGGCGTAAGCGAAGCAATGGTGCGCTTGTCCATCGGCATCGAACACATTGATGACATCCTGGCCGATATCGACCAGGCGCTAGCGGCTTCTCAAGCGTAACTCACTGCCATAAAAAAAGGGGCGCCAACGGGCGCCCCTTTTTTGTTCTCAGACCGAGAGGTTAAGAGAACTGGTTCATCGTATTGTCTTTACCCGATGCTTTCAGGGCGGCCTCACCAGAGAAATACTCTTTGTGATCATCGCCCATGTTTGAGCCTGCCATATCTTGGTGTTTGACGCAGGCAATACCGCGGCGAATCTCTTGACGCTGAACGCCACGCACATAGGCCAACATTCCTTCTTCACCAAAGTACCCTTGCGCTAGGATGTCAGTTGACAGTGCCGCCGTATGGTAAGTCGGCAAGGTAATCAAGTGGTGGAAAATACCTGCTTCACGTGATGCATCCGCCTGGAATGACTGAATCCATCGATCTGCCTCAACGGCCAACTCTGAATTGTCATAATCAACGCTCATCAATCCGTTGCGATCGTAAGCCGACAGATCTTTGCCCTCTGCACTCCACGCATCAAAGACTTGCTGACGGAAGTTTAGCGTCCAGTTAAATGAGGGGCTGTTGTTGTACACCAGCTTCGCGTTTGGAATGACTTTGCGAATTTCGTTTACCATCCCGCCAATCTGCCCAACGTGCGGCTTCTCGGTTTCAATCCAAAGCAAATCAGCACCGTTTTGCAGGCTGGTGATACAATCCAAAACACAACGCGCTTCACCTGTACCCGCTTTAAAACGGTACAAGCCGTTGGGCAGACGAACAGGTCGCACCAAAGCGCCGTTCTGCTTCAAGATAACATCGCCCTCGTTGACGTCATCTGCGCTCATAACAGGTTCGACTTCTAAGAAGGCATTGTATTTTGACGCCAAATCACCCGCTTGAGTACTGACCGGAATCTTCTGAGTCAAGCCGGCCCCCAAGGAATCGGTGCGCGCTACGATGACGCCATTGGGTACACCCAACTCTAGGAACGCGTAACGTACTGCATTGATTTTGGCCAAGAAATCTTCGTGAGGAACGGTCACTTTACCGTCTTGGTGGCCACACTGCTTGGCATCTGATACCTGGTTCTCGATTTGGATTGCACAGGCACCCGCTTCGATCATTTTTTTGGCGAGCAGGTAAGTCGCTTCTTCGTTACCAAATCCAGCATCGATATCGGCTACGATTGGCACTACGTGTGTTTCGTAGTTATCGATCTTGTCCTGAGCTGCTTGTTCTGCTGCGGCATCACCCGTGGCACGCGCTGCATCTAGTTCGTGGAACAGGTGGCCCAATTCACGAGCATCAGCCTGACGCAAAAAGGTGTACAGTTCTTCGATCAATGCTGGCACTGAGGTCTTTTCATGCATTGATTGGTCGGGTAACGGTCCGAACTCCGAACGCAAGGCAGCGATCATCCAACCCGACAGATACAGGTAGCGCTTGTTGGTTGTGCCATGATGCTTTTTAATCGCAATGAGTTTTTGCTGTCCGACAAAGCCGTGCCAGCAACCCAAGGACTGCGTGTACTGACTGCTGTCTGCATCGTACTCGGCCATATCCTGGCGCATTATATCGGCGGTGTAACGCGCGATATCCAAGCCTGTGCGAAAGCGGTTCTGCACCGCCATACGGGCAGCATACTCTGGGCTAATGGCGTCCCAAGTTCCTGCCTGCTGACCGATAAGATTAGCGAATTGTTCTACGGTTTCTTTATATTGGCTCATTGTTCACCTCTGCGGTTGCCGGTTGAGTCTGATCTAGGTTTGGCCTAGCTGTCTTGTTCGAGACATGCTAGGCCGGCAGAGGGTATAAATAAAATCAATAGATTTGATTTTTAGTATTCACAGAATGAATTCAAAGCTCGAGCCGGTAGCGCCTAACTTTCGCTGCTAGGATCAGCAATCCGATACCGACGACGACACCCGCGACCTGCTCGGGCCAAGTCGCTTGGAACATTTCTAGCATAGAGTCATACTCGTCTCCGCCGGGTAAGCAACGCGCCACTCGCTCGGCTAGCCAAGAGCTTCCCAACAGCCACCGTTCCGCAAAGATAGCGCCAGCGGGAAGGCCAAACATCCACAATACCGGTGAATTTTTAGCCCAGGCCGAGGCAACAAAACTCCACGCATACAAAGGAAATGTCATGACAATCATCACGGGTAACTTCAGCAGAGTATTCCGGAAAATCTCAGAAATACTCAGCCAACTGAACGCTGACACTTGTTCGAGCGGCGTGACGGTTCGGACTAAGAAAAAGGCACCTGCCGCGACGATTACGAGCTGAGTGAGGATCGAAATAATTGCGTAAACGACGGGGACTGCAAGACCAATGGTTAGGTACTTACTGAGCACCTCGCGACGATCGCTTACAGGCATAGAGCGCCAAAAAAGTACGCTCCGATCACGTCGATCGTTGTACAGACTCCCGGATAGATAGTTGACAGATATCGTCCACAAGACCAACAAAAAAATCACATTCAAGGCGTTTAACACCTCGTGAAACTCTTCCCCATCGTTAAACTCATTGACGCCTGTGGGACTAATTGGGGTGCTGAAGGTCCAATCTGCAGAAAAATCCCACTGGGAATCCTCAACACTCTCAGCCTCTGCGTCGGGGTATACCCAATCACCCAAAACAAATCCATCCGCCCGATCACTGGATGAGCGTATCTCAATATCAACCTGCGCATCGGGGATTTGATTCGCAACAAACCAGCCAATACCCTCCTCCCAATCAGAAAATTGACTTGCGAACAGCGCACCACCCCACGCGACGACCGCCAAAAATGCGGCAATCACAATTGGGGTGACTAAGAAAGAACTCCGGTACTCGGTAAAGTCTCGGCGCAACATCGCCTTTGTCGGATTGTAATTTGGATTCATCGGACACCTCCTGCCATAGCAGCCACAAAGAGATCAGAAATCGCCGGCGTATGACACGCGCCATATTGTTCAAGTTCGTGTCTGGGGACCGAATCGAAGATGAATGCCTGTCCGCCCAAGATATGGCGTGAGCCAAAATAACGCAGCCGATTGACTAACGCGGCATTCTCGCCAAGAGCATGAACTTCTACAAAACGATCCTCCAGTGCCGTCATCGGGGCATTCATGAGCATTTCGCCGTTTTTCAAAAATACAAAGTGCGTGAGGATGTGCTGAACCTCTTCGACTTGGTGAGTCGATATCACGATGGTACGTTCTGCATCAAAGTAATCATTGAGAAGCTGGTCGAAAAACTGCTTTCGATACAAGATGTCCAAGCCCAAGGTGGGTTCATCGAGAATCAACAGCCGAGCATCGACAGCCAAGGTCAGGGCCAAGTGCAGCTGTACCATCATACCCTTTGATAAAGTGCCGATTCGGGCCTTAGGTCCTACCGACGTTTGATCCAAGAATCGCTCTGCTTTTGCTCGATCAAATTTTGGCTGAACACCCTCTACGTAAGAAATTAGCTGATCTACCCGCAGCCAGCGCGGCAGCACAGCCGTGTCAGCAATGAAAGCCACGTCCTGCATCAGCTGATGTCGCTCAGTACGAGGGTCCTTTCCCATAACTTGCAGCGTACCCTCGCTGTGGGTCAACCCTAACAGGGCTCGCAACAAGGTCGTCTTACCGGCACCATTCGGACCTATGAGGCCAACGATACTGCCGCCTCCTACCCGCCAATCCAGAGACTTGATTGCATAGTTACCCTGATACTGCTTTGTTAGATTGCTCACTTCAATTATATTGGTCATTGTTCTTGCTCCCACTGCGCGAAACGGTCGCACAACTGTGTCGAACTAATCCCCAAGCGCAGCGCTTTGTCGTAAACTCGGGGTAACTCGATGTCGAAAAAATGGTGTTGCAGGGATGCTCGCAACTTAGCCTGCGCGCCCTCGCACACAAAAACACCTACGCCGCGTTTAGAGCACAACACCTCGTCTTCTATAAGCGACTGATACGCCTTATTAACCGTTAAATGATTGACTCGAAAATCGCTCGCTAACTGTCTGACGGATGGGATGCTGGTTCCCTCTCGCAACGAGGCATCGACAATTCGCGAGGCGATGACGTCGGCGATTTGCCGGTATATCGGTTGGTCTGCTCGCCAGTCCATGATGCTGACTCCTTAATCTATCTTCTTGAGTTCACCAGAGCCTAGGATCGACGCTGACGTAGTGTCTGCAGCTCGGTAATAGACGTTGCCTGATCCAATAATGTTGGCGTTCACTCGACCAGCTGAGCCGATGCGAACGTCACCGCTACCAATAATGTTTGCGCTGGCCGCGTCAACGGCACATGTCTCGCCGTTGAAGTCTCCGCTGCCGGCAATGTTGACTGTGACATCGTCAACGACGACGCAGTCATCGATAACGCCAAAGTCGCCGGATCCTCCGATAGAAACCAGAGTGGATGCCGCTCGCAAGGTACCAATCTGAACTGCCCCAGAGCCCGCTATGTTGACCACTAACCTTTCAACCGCGATTCCACTCGCATCGACGTCACCCGACCCACCAAGCACAAACGTCAGATCCGTAAATTCGCCGTCGTGCAAATACACCGACCCAGAACCTTGAAGTTCGAAGTTCAGCGCTTGGTTCGTCGTTACAGGCCGCACAAATACTCGTCCACTGCCTCGTAAAGTCACCCTTTCAAGCTCAGGAAGACTGACTCTAAATTTCACCGGCTCGTCGTAGTAAAGCCCTTGCTGAGACTTTCCCATGAATAGCGTGTTGTCATCTTGCGATATCAAGGTATCGCCATCTTGCATACCCTGGACCTGAACAGAGAAATCGCCAAGACTCAGTTCAAGCTCGTGATGCCCGCTTAGCACAACGCGGTTAAAGCCCTGAATTTGATAGGTATGTGTCACAACCTCTGTAGCATGAGACCCGGTCGCACCGAGCAAGGTGGTGCTACAGAGTAGGATAACTTGAATGACTCGCATGAGCGGCTCCTTGATAGCTGTTATAGAGAACTATAACAGCGTGCCAAAAGAGCGCGAGATACTGTCGGTGAACTGAGCGGTTAGCCCGCCCAGTCGAGTGAAACGTTAGCTTAAACGCTTACTTCTTCTTTTTTACGTGCGCCATCAAACGGCGTTTACGAGAAATTTGACGCTGCGTGAGTTTGTTCTTACGCCCCGCGTAGGGGTTCTCGGTGGTCCGAAATTCGATTTTAATCGGCGTTCCCTCAATACCCAATTCACGCCGATAAACATTCTCTAAATAGCGCTCATACGATGCAGGCACCTTGGTCGTTTGATTGCCATGAACCACGATCCGGGGAGGGTTTTGGCCACCAGCGTGCGCGTAGCGTAGCTTGATTCGACGACCGTTTACCATGGGCGGCGGATGATCCGATACCGCACCTTCTAAGATCCGGGTTAAATAATTAGTGCTCAGTTTCTGGGTCGCCGCCAGATACGCCGTATGTATTGCTTGGTAAAGATGTCCTACGCCACTGCCGTGCAAGGCCGAGATAAAGTGCATCTGTGCAAACTCAACAAACTTCAGGCGTCGCGATATCGAGTCTTTAATACGGTCCTTTTGGTAGTCATCAAGACCATCCCATTTGTTGACCACCACCACTAAGGCACGTCCAGCTTCGATACAATGCCCAAGCAGATGCATATCTTGGTCAACAATACCCTCGTGTGCATCCATCAACAGTAAGACGACGTTGCTGTCATCGATCGCTTTCAATGTTTTTACAATGGAGAACTTCTCGACGCTCTCCTTCACATTTTTGCGACGCCGCACACCGGCGGTATCAATCAGCGTGTACTGTTCACCCTCGCGCTCAAAGTCGATATAGACGCTGTCTCGAGTCGTGCCCGGGTGATCGTAAACAACCACACGCTCTTCCCCAAGCATCCTATTGACGAGCGTTGACTTACCTACGTTTGGTCTGCCGACAATGGCGACTTTAATACCGTGCGCCTGCTCCTCTGCGGTGATTTCGTCCTCAGGAAAAGGAGCGAGGACCTCTTCGATCATCGACCGTACACCCCTATTATGAGACGCGGCGATTCGATATAACGGATCAATACCCAGAGAGTAAAAGTCGCCCATAGCGGTATCACTGTTCATGCCATCGATTTTATTGACGACAACATGAAACGGAATACTTTGACGCCGTAGCAGGCTGACCAACTCTTGGTCAACACCAGTTAAGCCGGCGCGAGCGTCTAAGATGAGTAAGACGATGTCGGCCTCATCAGCTGCCGCCATGGACTGCTGTGCCATCGGTAGATCAATGCCGTTCTCATCGCCCGTAATTCCGCCAGTATCGATAACGACATACGGCCGCTCACCAACTTTACCCTCACCGTACTTTCGGTCGCGCGTCAGCCCCGAGAAATCAGCCACCAAGGCATCGCGCGATCGCGTCAACTGATTGAATAAGGTCGACTTGCCGACATTAGGGCGCCCCATCAGGGCGATGACCGGTTTCATGGATTAATCCTTGGCGCTGACCTCATAGGCAATCAGTTTTCCCTTGTCGGTAAAGACGAAGAAACGATTACCTTGGCTAATAATATCTGCACGTGCCGCAGCGCCTATTTTATCGCGCCCCACAAAGCGCCCATCAACCTGCGAAAGCAAATGAAGCACGCCATCAAAATCTGTGAACGCTAAGTAGCTCGCCACGGGTACTGGCTTGGTTGGAGCGCGATACGATAAATCGCTTTGAGCCCAGCGTAATCCCTGGCCATTACGATAATAAGCCGACACAGTGCCGTCCTGATCAGACACGTATACGTTACTAAACCCCTGGGATACGCCACTGACGGTCGAGACGTCTTGCTGCCAGAGCTTGCGTCCAGTCCGCACATCCGCGGCGACTAGATATCCCTGGTAACTCGCCGCGTAGAGCTCGTTACCGATAATTTCCAAGGCTCCGTCGATATCCACCATACGCTCTATTTCTGACCGGCCTTGTGCAATAGCCACGCGCAATTCCCACTCAACAGTGCCTTTCTCGACATCAAATGCCACCACGCGACCATTCGCGAAGCCTACGTAGGCATTACCGTCGCGGAGGATGGGTGTTGAAGTCCCCCGAATGGTCAGCACGGGTACGTTACTGTCGTAAGCCCACAGCAAATCGCCAGTCTTCGCATCCAACCCTTGGGCGCGCCCGTCGTAGGTTTGAACCACAACCACGCGGCCATCAGACTGCGGTGCTGAAAGCACCTCTCCGCGCAAGGTCTGACGCCAGAGCACCGATCCATTACCCGCGTCTAGGGCCAACACTTGTCCCTCAGAGGTACCAACAAACAAACGATCACCACTGACGCCAACACCACCAGAGACGCTCTGATCCAACGCCTGACGCCAAATGCGTTTACCCGAACTTAACTGCAAGGCTACAACCTCACCCTCGTTGGATGCCGCGTAAATCTGATCACCCTGAATAGCCGGCGTTAGGCGATAGAGACCCTCACCCTGGCCATTACCAACGCTCTCGCTCCACAGCTTTTTGAGCCTGACCGCCTCAGTGAATTTTTGAAGTTCGGCGGGTTGATTTACCTCTTCATCATCGAGTGAGAACCAGCCTGATAGGGTCGAACAACCGGCGGTGGTGACGAGTAAAGCAATGGCAATACCGCGTCTTAATATCAAAAACATGGTTACTCTCCACTCGCGACTGGACTGACGTTGCTATCTCGGCGCGCATTCACAAAAGCTAACTTAGTTTCGAGATCAGACCGAAGGTCGCCGTTCTCATCAGCCACAAGAGCCAAAGACAGGGCTTCGGCAGCCAGCGAATACTGTTCTTGCACAATATAAATGTCAGCTTTAGCCTGCCATACCGCTGCAGCGACGGCACTCGTTTCCAAAGAAGTCAGTGCCTGCAAAGCTTGCTCAGTGTCACCCAAAGAGGCTTGTAAGCGCGCTCGACGCAGTTTCACGATGGGGTACATCGCCACATCATCTGCCACGCTTGACTCCAAAGCCTGCAAAGCGGTCAGGGCTTCCTCTGCGCGACCCTGCGATACCCAAGCCGAAACCTGCAGCAGTTGGCCCAGTCGAGCGTAACCGGTTCCCGCGTAATCTTCTGTTAGTGTCGCGGTCAATTCATCGAGACGAACCTTATCAGCGTCGCTACTGAGCTCCTGAGCACTCAACGCCAGAAGCTCTTGATAGATCCCAGAAGCCGCCTCGGCTTGGCTGACCTGTCGATCTTGCCAACTCTGCCAGCCGACACTGCCCAACACCCCAATAACGACCGCCGCGATAACGCCCTTGCCGTTCTCACTCCACCATCGTTTGATAGCTTCTACTTGTTCTTCTTCCGTTCTGTAAGCGTCCACTGTTTTTCCTTTTCGCGTGTTTGCGGCTCAGGCCGCTACTCTACATGGTATTGCTGATTCGTTCGAGTTCTTGTGTGAGCAATGCGCTTGCCACAGTTTTCTGAGGTTCATCATCGCGCAAAAACTTAAGCGTTACCGTATCGTTTTCGGCTTCGGAGTCACCCCAGATCAATGCAACGCGAGCGCCGGATTTATCAGCGCGTTTCATTTGTGCTTTGAAACTGCCGCCACCCGTATTCAGGCGGATATCATGCTGCGGTAGATCGTTACGTAGGGCCTCGATCCCCGTAAAGCAAGCTTTCTCGCCCGCTTCACCCACACCAACCCCAAAGGCAAGCGGCGCGGAACGTGGTGCTGTGATACCCTGAGCCGCAAGCAGTAACAGCACGCGCTCTAGGCCCATCGCAAATCCCACTCCGGGTGTCGTTTTCCCGCCCAACTGAGCCACCAAACCGTCGTAGCGCCCACCCGCACAGATCGTTCCCTGAGCACCTAACTCGGTGGTCACCCACTCAAATACCGTTTTGTTGTAGTAATCCAAGCCGCGCACGAGTTTAGGGTTCACTTTGTAGTGCACCCCGACACTGTCCAACAGGGTTCTGAGTCTAGCAAAGTCATTCGCAGACTCGTCATCTAGGAAATCGTGCAGATTGGGCGCATTGTTCAGCAGCTCTTGAGTCCCTGCATTTTTGCTGTCTAAGATGCGCAAGGGATTGGTCTGTAAACGACGCTGACTGTCCTCGTCGAGATCCGCTTGGTGTTTACTCAAATACTCTACAAGTGCCGCCTTGTAGGTCGCTCGAGCTTCAAGGCTA
This region includes:
- a CDS encoding isocitrate lyase, producing the protein MSQYKETVEQFANLIGQQAGTWDAISPEYAARMAVQNRFRTGLDIARYTADIMRQDMAEYDADSSQYTQSLGCWHGFVGQQKLIAIKKHHGTTNKRYLYLSGWMIAALRSEFGPLPDQSMHEKTSVPALIEELYTFLRQADARELGHLFHELDAARATGDAAAEQAAQDKIDNYETHVVPIVADIDAGFGNEEATYLLAKKMIEAGACAIQIENQVSDAKQCGHQDGKVTVPHEDFLAKINAVRYAFLELGVPNGVIVARTDSLGAGLTQKIPVSTQAGDLASKYNAFLEVEPVMSADDVNEGDVILKQNGALVRPVRLPNGLYRFKAGTGEARCVLDCITSLQNGADLLWIETEKPHVGQIGGMVNEIRKVIPNAKLVYNNSPSFNWTLNFRQQVFDAWSAEGKDLSAYDRNGLMSVDYDNSELAVEADRWIQSFQADASREAGIFHHLITLPTYHTAALSTDILAQGYFGEEGMLAYVRGVQRQEIRRGIACVKHQDMAGSNMGDDHKEYFSGEAALKASGKDNTMNQFS
- a CDS encoding ABC transporter permease, which translates into the protein MNPNYNPTKAMLRRDFTEYRSSFLVTPIVIAAFLAVVAWGGALFASQFSDWEEGIGWFVANQIPDAQVDIEIRSSSDRADGFVLGDWVYPDAEAESVEDSQWDFSADWTFSTPISPTGVNEFNDGEEFHEVLNALNVIFLLVLWTISVNYLSGSLYNDRRDRSVLFWRSMPVSDRREVLSKYLTIGLAVPVVYAIISILTQLVIVAAGAFFLVRTVTPLEQVSAFSWLSISEIFRNTLLKLPVMIVMTFPLYAWSFVASAWAKNSPVLWMFGLPAGAIFAERWLLGSSWLAERVARCLPGGDEYDSMLEMFQATWPEQVAGVVVGIGLLILAAKVRRYRLEL
- a CDS encoding ABC transporter ATP-binding protein codes for the protein MTNIIEVSNLTKQYQGNYAIKSLDWRVGGGSIVGLIGPNGAGKTTLLRALLGLTHSEGTLQVMGKDPRTERHQLMQDVAFIADTAVLPRWLRVDQLISYVEGVQPKFDRAKAERFLDQTSVGPKARIGTLSKGMMVQLHLALTLAVDARLLILDEPTLGLDILYRKQFFDQLLNDYFDAERTIVISTHQVEEVQHILTHFVFLKNGEMLMNAPMTALEDRFVEVHALGENAALVNRLRYFGSRHILGGQAFIFDSVPRHELEQYGACHTPAISDLFVAAMAGGVR
- a CDS encoding GntR family transcriptional regulator, with amino-acid sequence MDWRADQPIYRQIADVIASRIVDASLREGTSIPSVRQLASDFRVNHLTVNKAYQSLIEDEVLCSKRGVGVFVCEGAQAKLRASLQHHFFDIELPRVYDKALRLGISSTQLCDRFAQWEQEQ
- a CDS encoding GIN domain-containing protein, giving the protein MRVIQVILLCSTTLLGATGSHATEVVTHTYQIQGFNRVVLSGHHELELSLGDFSVQVQGMQDGDTLISQDDNTLFMGKSQQGLYYDEPVKFRVSLPELERVTLRGSGRVFVRPVTTNQALNFELQGSGSVYLHDGEFTDLTFVLGGSGDVDASGIAVERLVVNIAGSGAVQIGTLRAASTLVSIGGSGDFGVIDDCVVVDDVTVNIAGSGDFNGETCAVDAASANIIGSGDVRIGSAGRVNANIIGSGNVYYRAADTTSASILGSGELKKID
- the der gene encoding ribosome biogenesis GTPase Der → MKPVIALMGRPNVGKSTLFNQLTRSRDALVADFSGLTRDRKYGEGKVGERPYVVIDTGGITGDENGIDLPMAQQSMAAADEADIVLLILDARAGLTGVDQELVSLLRRQSIPFHVVVNKIDGMNSDTAMGDFYSLGIDPLYRIAASHNRGVRSMIEEVLAPFPEDEITAEEQAHGIKVAIVGRPNVGKSTLVNRMLGEERVVVYDHPGTTRDSVYIDFEREGEQYTLIDTAGVRRRKNVKESVEKFSIVKTLKAIDDSNVVLLLMDAHEGIVDQDMHLLGHCIEAGRALVVVVNKWDGLDDYQKDRIKDSISRRLKFVEFAQMHFISALHGSGVGHLYQAIHTAYLAATQKLSTNYLTRILEGAVSDHPPPMVNGRRIKLRYAHAGGQNPPRIVVHGNQTTKVPASYERYLENVYRRELGIEGTPIKIEFRTTENPYAGRKNKLTQRQISRKRRLMAHVKKKK
- the bamB gene encoding outer membrane protein assembly factor BamB, encoding MFLILRRGIAIALLVTTAGCSTLSGWFSLDDEEVNQPAELQKFTEAVRLKKLWSESVGNGQGEGLYRLTPAIQGDQIYAASNEGEVVALQLSSGKRIWRQALDQSVSGGVGVSGDRLFVGTSEGQVLALDAGNGSVLWRQTLRGEVLSAPQSDGRVVVVQTYDGRAQGLDAKTGDLLWAYDSNVPVLTIRGTSTPILRDGNAYVGFANGRVVAFDVEKGTVEWELRVAIAQGRSEIERMVDIDGALEIIGNELYAASYQGYLVAADVRTGRKLWQQDVSTVSGVSQGFSNVYVSDQDGTVSAYYRNGQGLRWAQSDLSYRAPTKPVPVASYLAFTDFDGVLHLLSQVDGRFVGRDKIGAAARADIISQGNRFFVFTDKGKLIAYEVSAKD
- a CDS encoding YfgM family protein, with protein sequence MDAYRTEEEQVEAIKRWWSENGKGVIAAVVIGVLGSVGWQSWQDRQVSQAEAASGIYQELLALSAQELSSDADKVRLDELTATLTEDYAGTGYARLGQLLQVSAWVSQGRAEEALTALQALESSVADDVAMYPIVKLRRARLQASLGDTEQALQALTSLETSAVAAAVWQAKADIYIVQEQYSLAAEALSLALVADENGDLRSDLETKLAFVNARRDSNVSPVASGE
- the hisS gene encoding histidine--tRNA ligase, with product MKTLQAIRGMPDILPVDTESWQWLEQKVRNLVQSYGYQEIRMPILESTHLFARSIGEVTDIVEKEMYTFADRNGDSLTLRPEGTAGCVRAAIQNNLISTPQRLWYQGPMFRHERPQKGRLRQFQQIGLEAFGVATPDADAELIALSARLWRELGVADVVELQLNSIGSLEARATYKAALVEYLSKHQADLDEDSQRRLQTNPLRILDSKNAGTQELLNNAPNLHDFLDDESANDFARLRTLLDSVGVHYKVNPKLVRGLDYYNKTVFEWVTTELGAQGTICAGGRYDGLVAQLGGKTTPGVGFAMGLERVLLLLAAQGITAPRSAPLAFGVGVGEAGEKACFTGIEALRNDLPQHDIRLNTGGGSFKAQMKRADKSGARVALIWGDSEAENDTVTLKFLRDDEPQKTVASALLTQELERISNTM